The window GACATCTCTTCTAATGATTTTTGTAAGTTATCAATTGCCTGAATGGATATTTGATAATCCCGATATTTTGCAGAAATGGGTGCCGAATGGACAAGTCCAAGATGTAAAAATAGAGGATGGGAAATTGCATGGCAGGACACAGGGCACAGACCCATATCTTTTATGCGAAGGTATTGAATTTATCTCAACCCCTTATCAATACATACATATTCGCATGAAAACGAATCATGGCGGTATGGGGCAGATATTCTGGTCTGGAACAAATGAAGGACAATATGGGGGACTATCGGGAGATAAATCTGTCAATTTTAATTTTGAAGAGAAGGATGATTGGCAAGATATTTATGTTTTTCCTTTCTGGCATAAAGAGGGGAAAATTATCAAAATACGATTGGATTTGTGTGATGCTCTGGAATTTGAATTAGAGAAAATTTCTGTAAAAACATGGGATAAAGGGGAACCCCCTGTTACGGATGTTTACGAGTGGCGATTTCCTGAAGGGGACATTTCCTCGTGGAACGTTGATTCTGAACATAGTTCCTATTACTTCGTTAAGCCTATATCATTGACTGTTGGTGGTAAAAAATATCTTTCTATTGAATATTCTGCAAGCAAAGGTGCTAATTCAATAGATTTTATTTGGTCAGGTCAGGATGTAGTAGGACCTCAAATTATTTCTTTACCATTGATTACGGATAACAAAACACATGTTAATGTCATAGATATGTCTCAATATTCTAAATGGAAAGACCCTATTCTTGCTTTAGGATTTCATATTCCCAATTATTCAAATGTGAAAATATATTCTCTATCTATAGGAGAAGAGCCACTGAATAAGCCTGAACTTATTGTGTCTTATTTTGGTCCTTCACAAGGAGGAGTACGAGAGGACAGTAAAATTCCTATTTTATTAAGGCTCTCCAATCAAGGAGGTGGTATTGCCCAGATAGATAACTTAAATTTTAGACATCCGAGTTCTTTGAGGATAGAGAAAGGTCCTGTTCCCGAGCCTCCATATGAAATTGAATATGATGATTTTATGGATGTTTACTGGGAAGTGTTTGTAGAAAAATCAGGGGAGTATCCTATTGAAGTTATTCCTATGTTAGAAGAGACCCCATTGACTATCAATACGGGAGAACTGAATGTATTGCCTAAAATTAAAAATATAACAGCGGAGTATGTCCCTGAACCAAGACCGATTAATACCAAGGTAGATATTTGTGCTTTTTATTTCCCAGGTTGGGATACTGCAGAAAAATGGGACTGTATACAAACGACAGCACCGATAAGAAAACCTATTTTAGGATATTATGATGAAGGAAACCCTGAGTGTGTGGATTGGCAAATTAAATGGGCTGTAGAGAATGGAATAAAATGTTTCCTTGTTGATTGGTATTGGATTGGTGGAAAACAATCGTTAACACATTGGTTTGAAGCCTATCGAAAAGCGAAGTATAGAGATTATTTAAACGTGGCAATTATGTGGGCAAATCACAATCCTCCCAATACCCATTCTGTTGAGGACTGGGAAAAAGTAAATAGAGAGTGGATAGATAATTATTTTAATTTGCCATCCTATTACAGGATTGATAATAAACCGCTTGTATGTATCTGGAGTCCTGAAAATATTCGGCATGATTTAGGTAGTTCGGAAGCGGTAAAGGAATTATTTGATAAATCCCAACAGTGGGCAAAATCCGCAGGTTATGAGGGGATTGAATTCATGGCAATAAACAATAATCATACTGCCAGCGAATTACAAATTTTGAAAAACGAAGGCTATTCATCTTTTACAAATTATCATGAATTTTATAGAGCAGTTTATATGAGTCAAATCCCTAACCGTGCAAGATATGAAGATGTCGTTTCCACAATACCATCTGTTTGGATGGAAAAACACAGTTTATGTGAAGGAATGACTTATTATCCCATTGTGGAAACAGGATGGGATTCAAGGCCATGGCATGGCTCAAAAGCATTGGTTATTGAAGGAAGAACTCCAGAATTATTTAAGACGATGTTGCTGTCTGCACGTGATTTTACAAGAGAAACACGGAAGCCTATTATTGTTTTAGGCCCGTTGAATGAATGGGGCGAAGGTAGTTATATAGAACCTAATACAGAATTCGGTTTTGCAATGTATGAAGCCATCCGTGATGTTTTTGTCTCAGAAAATACAGAGGAAGTCCCAATAAATATAACACCGCAAGATGTCGGACGTGGTCCTTATGATTTTCCTATTTCTGAGATGCAGACTTCTTGGGATTTTCACGAAAGATTATCTGGTTGGAAAATATTTGCAGGAATGGAGGGGATAAAGGTGGAAGAAGGGAGTATGACTGGGAGGACTACAGGGGAAGACCCATCAATTTGCTATTTTTATTTTGGAACAAAGGGTATCAAGGCGGAAAATTTTCCAAGAGCAACAATACGTCTTCGAGTAGATGTGCCAGCCCCGATAGAAAATAAGGTGCAATTGTATTGGTCGGAAAAAGGGTTGAGTTTTAATGAAGAAAAATCAATAACACTTCCGTCTCGGGCTGATGGAGGTTATTATACATATACATTTAATCTGCGTGAGCATCCTCTTTGGAAAGGTAGAGTTAAATCACTACGGATTGACCCCTGTAATTTGAGTAATGTTAATATCTGGATAGACTCTTTCACACTACATCGTAATTAAACTTTGCCCATTCCGAGATTTTTTCCTAATTGAGTTGCAAATGCCATGATGGTTAGCTGAGGATTTACCCCGAGAGATGTAGGTATGATGCTACCATCGCAAATATAGATATTGTCAGTATTGAACACCTTAAAGTTCTGGTCACATACTCCATGCTCTGGCGAATGTGCTGTGCGACATGTGCCTAAAGGATGAAAAGCCATACATTCAAAATCTGAGGGGAGATGTTCTACTTTTAGAAATGTATGTAAATCATCTTTTGTCTTAATAATATTCGGTTTTTTGGAAATCATTAGGAATAATTGTTTCGGTTTTTCTTCAAGTGCCAGTTCTGCGAGAAAACAGATAGCCCTTTTTAGTCGTGTTACATCTGTTGATGTTAGTTGGTAAGAGTAAACGGGTTGATTTTTTATTGAGTATTTTAAGTATCCTTCTGTGCTATCTTTAATCATGAATCCAAACGTTGCTATATTTTTATAGTTTTGCCAGT is drawn from Candidatus Hydrogenedens sp. and contains these coding sequences:
- a CDS encoding glycoside hydrolase family 99-like domain-containing protein, producing MLLTSLLMIFVSYQLPEWIFDNPDILQKWVPNGQVQDVKIEDGKLHGRTQGTDPYLLCEGIEFISTPYQYIHIRMKTNHGGMGQIFWSGTNEGQYGGLSGDKSVNFNFEEKDDWQDIYVFPFWHKEGKIIKIRLDLCDALEFELEKISVKTWDKGEPPVTDVYEWRFPEGDISSWNVDSEHSSYYFVKPISLTVGGKKYLSIEYSASKGANSIDFIWSGQDVVGPQIISLPLITDNKTHVNVIDMSQYSKWKDPILALGFHIPNYSNVKIYSLSIGEEPLNKPELIVSYFGPSQGGVREDSKIPILLRLSNQGGGIAQIDNLNFRHPSSLRIEKGPVPEPPYEIEYDDFMDVYWEVFVEKSGEYPIEVIPMLEETPLTINTGELNVLPKIKNITAEYVPEPRPINTKVDICAFYFPGWDTAEKWDCIQTTAPIRKPILGYYDEGNPECVDWQIKWAVENGIKCFLVDWYWIGGKQSLTHWFEAYRKAKYRDYLNVAIMWANHNPPNTHSVEDWEKVNREWIDNYFNLPSYYRIDNKPLVCIWSPENIRHDLGSSEAVKELFDKSQQWAKSAGYEGIEFMAINNNHTASELQILKNEGYSSFTNYHEFYRAVYMSQIPNRARYEDVVSTIPSVWMEKHSLCEGMTYYPIVETGWDSRPWHGSKALVIEGRTPELFKTMLLSARDFTRETRKPIIVLGPLNEWGEGSYIEPNTEFGFAMYEAIRDVFVSENTEEVPINITPQDVGRGPYDFPISEMQTSWDFHERLSGWKIFAGMEGIKVEEGSMTGRTTGEDPSICYFYFGTKGIKAENFPRATIRLRVDVPAPIENKVQLYWSEKGLSFNEEKSITLPSRADGGYYTYTFNLREHPLWKGRVKSLRIDPCNLSNVNIWIDSFTLHRN